Part of the Syntrophorhabdaceae bacterium genome is shown below.
TCTACTCTGCGGAACTCCGGTGGTCGCCCCTCAAAATGGGGATTCTCAAGGTGGGCTACGAGAAGCTGGTAAGGTCGGCGGAGTTCCGGCCACAGGGACTGGCCGGCGATGAACTGGTGGAGCTTTACATGAGAAGATTCGACGCGGCCCCGGCAATCAGAGAGACCTTCAAGGCCTCGGCCAACTTCTCACCCCTCGACGAGCTGAGCTTCACACTCGGGTACAAGTATAAAAAGACGAGCTATACGGCCACCCTGCTCGGGCTGCAGAACGATGAGCGCACCGAGTTCAGCTTCGACGTGGATTACGCCGTCGGTGAATTCGCAAGGCTCTTCGGCTATTTCGATTACGACGAGCGGAAATTCACGGAATTCCAGAGGAGGTATGCCGCAGGGGCAAATCCGAACCCCTTCGGAATCCAAAATGCCACCAATTTCAACTGGCAGTCGGACCAGACGGACAAGACATTCGATTTCGGGATCGCCACGGACATCTACGTGGTCCCGAGGGTGCTTACGCTCAGGCTCTCCGCGGACTACCTGCGGTCGCACGGCACCAATGATTTTACCTATTTCACGAACGCCGCCCTCACAGGGGGCCGGAATAACGACAATATCGACATAGGGAACTGGGGCAGCTACAAGAAGGAATTCTACATGGTGAAGGTGCTCTATAACGTCACGCCTTCAACCTCTTTGACTGCCGGGTATGCCTATGAGAAATACAGCGTCTCGGACGCCCAGTACGACGGCTACAGGTATACCCTCGGAACCCCGCCGACCACGTACCTTACCGGCGCCTACGCCAATCCCGATTACAAGGCCAACGTGGTCTTCTTCGGGGTAAACTACAAATTTCAGTAGGAGCGACGGCCTTCGGGGACCCATACTCCACCGTTACTTCCCCGAGGCCCAGCGCCTCAAGAATATCGAAAAAAAATAGCCTGAATACGAAAGGCGCCCACAGGGAAAGACTTCTCGGCTATAGCCCCTTTCCGCCCTCTTCCCCGTCTTCTGCGGCAAATTCGAGCGCCGGGGTTACCCTGGGTGCGCGGAACCTGACCCACATCTTTGCCGCGGCCACCACACCGACGGCCAAAACAATCTGCACCGTATAGCTGAACACGCTTCCATGGCCGCCCAAGGCCCTTGTGAGCAAGGGGTCGGTCATGATCATCTCGCCTGCGACCCTGCCCAGGACTGCGGCACCCAGCAGGACGATGACGGGAAAGCGGGTCATGAGACTCGTGATGACGTTACTTGCGAGGACCACGATGGGGATGCTCGTCGCGAGGCCGATGAAGAGGAGGATCGTGTCCCCCTGTGCCGCGCCCGCTACTCCGAGCACGTTATCGAGGCTCATGACGAGATCTGCCATGAGAATGGTGACGATCGCCTGGCGCAGACCCCGCACCTCTTTTACGTGA
Proteins encoded:
- a CDS encoding TerC family protein, with the translated sequence MDLGHLMAGPFLLGLVNIMFINIILSGDNAVVIAMAVRTLPAKERQWGIVLGTAGAVILRIGLTFAAARLLEISGIKLAGGILILWIAFKLLIPEYDDDHVKEVRGLRQAIVTILMADLVMSLDNVLGVAGAAQGDTILLFIGLATSIPIVVLASNVITSLMTRFPVIVLLGAAVLGRVAGEMIMTDPLLTRALGGHGSVFSYTVQIVLAVGVVAAAKMWVRFRAPRVTPALEFAAEDGEEGGKGL